The DNA window ACAACAACTGCAGGCGTTATTGGAGCGGGGGACGCATGACTAAATTACGCGTTGGCGTCGTGGGGTTGGGCGGCATTGCGCAAAAAGCCTATTTGCCGATCCTCAGTCAGGCGGCGGACTGGACGCTGGTCGGCGGTTTTTCCCCCAACCAGCAAAAGGCGCAGCCGATTTGCGACAGCTATCGGATGGCCTGTTTTTCGGGGCTGGATACTTTGGCTCAGCAATGCGATGCCGTTTTCGTCCACAGCAGTACCGCCAGCCATTTTCAGGTGATCGGCGAATTACTGCGCTACGGCGTTCACGTCTATGTCGACAAGCCGTTGGCGGAGACGGTTGAACAAGGCGAGCAGTTAATCGCGCTGGCTGAAAAGCAGGGCAAAACGCTGATGGTGGGTTTTAACCGTCGCTTTGCGCCGTTATATCGTCAGTTGAAGCAACAGATGCAGCAACCGGCATCGATTCGCATGGACAAACACCGCGCCGACAGCGTTGGGCCAAACAGCCTGCGCTTTACCCTGCTGGACGATTATCTGCACGTGGTGGATACCGCGCTGTGGCTGGGCGGCGATGAGGGGAAATTACTCAGCGGTAGCCTGCGAGCTACGGCGGCCGGTGAGTTGATGTATGCCGAGCATCATTTTGAGTGCGGCGAAACGCTGGTGACGACCAGTATGCATCGCCGGGCCGGCAGCCAGCGCGAAAGCGTGCAGGCAGTCACCGACGGCGCTGTCTATCAGTTGAGCGATATGCGCCAGTGGCTGCGAGAAGACTCACAAGGCGTGCTGGAGCAACCGACGCCAGGCTGGCAGACCACCCTGGCACAGCGCGGTTTTGACGGTGCAATCCGCCATTTCCTTGCTTGTGTCAGCAACCAGACGGTGCCGGAAACCGCCGGAGAGCAGGCAATTGCTGCTCAAAGGGTGATTGAAAAACTGCTGCGCGATGCCGGTTTATAAGGTAACCCCATGTAACATATGGCGGTAGCTATTCTGCCGTGGATGGGTAAACTTAGCCGATAGTTTTACTGACGCCTGCTGATGCAGGCGTCGACATTTACAGGGCACATCAGAAAAACCACATGAACCTACTAAAATCGTTGGCCGCCGTCAGCTCTATGACGATGTTTTCGCGGGTGCTGGGCTTTGCCCGTGACGCTATCGTGGCGCGGGTGTTTGGCGCCGGAATGGCAACAGATGCCTTTTTCGTGGCGTTCAAACTGCCTAACCTGCTGCGGCGTATTTTTGCCGAGGGCGCATTTTCTCAAGCCTTTGTGCCGATCCTGGCCGAATATAAAAGCCAGCAGGGTGAAGAGGCGACGCGTACCTTTATCTCCTACGTTTCTGGTCTGTTAACGCTGATACTGGCGTTGGTCACGGTGTTGGGGATGCTGGCCGCCCCCTGGGTTATCTATATTACCGCACCGGGTTTTGCCGATTCGCCGGACAAGTTTGCTCTGACGTCGTCGCTGCTCCGCGTGACCTTTCCCTATATTCTGCTGATTTCGCTGGCCTCGCTGGTCGGCTCGATCCTCAATACCTGGAACCGTTTTTCAATCCCGGCGTTCGCGCCGACGCTGCTAAACGTCAGCATGATCGGTTTTGCGCTGTTTGCCGCGCCTTACTTCAATCCACCGGTGATGGCGCTGGCCTGGGCGGTGGTGGTCGGTGGGGTACTGCAACTGGGTTATCAACTGCCGCACCTGAAGAAGATCGGCATGCTGGTGCTGCCGCGCATCAAACTTGGCGATGCCGGCGTATGGCGCGTGATGCGTCAGATGGGGCCGGCGATTTTTGGCGTTTCGGTTAGCCAGATTTCACTGATTATCAATACCATTTTCGCCTCGTTTCTGGTCTCGGGATCGGTTTCCTGGATGTACTATGCCGACCGTCTGATGGAGTTCCCTTCCGGGGTGTTGGGTGTGGCATTGGGCACCATTTTGTTGCCGTCGCTGGCAAAAAGTTTCTCCAGCGGTAACCACGATGAATATTCCCGACTGATGGACTGGGGGCTGCGTCTGTGCTTCCTGCTGGCGCTGCCGAGTGCTATCGCACTGGGTATTTTGGCCAAGCCGCTGACCGTTTCGTTGTTCCAGTATGGCAAGTTCAGTGCCTTTGATGCCGCCATGACTCAGCGTGCGCTGGTGGCCTATTCGGTCGGGCTGATGGGGTTGATCGTGGTCAAGGTGTTGGCGCCAGGATTCTATTCGCGCCAGGACATTAAGACGCCGGTTAAAATCGCCATTATCACGCTGATTTTGACCCAGGTGATGAACCTGATGTTTATCGGCCCGCTGAAACATGCCGGGCTTTCGCTGTCGATTGGTCTCGGGGCCTGCCTTAACGCTTCGCTGTTGTACTGGCAGTTGCGTAAGCAGAAGATTTTCCACCCGCAGCCGGGTTGGGCGATGTTCCTGACCAAGTTGGTGATTGCGGTGATGGTGATGTCGGTGGTGCTGGTCGGTGTGATGTGGCTAATGCCTGCCTGGGATCAGGGCAATATGCTGGAGCGCCTGCTACGACTGGCGGTCGTGGTGGTCACCGGCGTGGTGGCTTACTTTGGCGTATTGGCTGGCTTGGGCTTCCGGCCTCGCGACTTTGCACGCCGGGTGGCATAAACGGATATTGCCGTTACCAAAGCATAAAAAAAGGGTCGCCGTGGCGACCCTTGAGTTTGATGACAACGTTGTCTTTGAATCCGAGATACCCGGGCCTAGCGCACCGAGGGGCACTCCGGCGGGCAAGCCGCTACGACCCCTTCGGCACGCTCTCCCTAATAACGGGCTTTGTCAGTCGTCTGAAGGGTCGCCGTGGCGACCCTTTTTCGTATTCAACCCCGAGAGGTTACATACGTTCGACGGTTTCGATGCCCAGCGTGTCCAGACCGACCTTCAACGTTTTGGCGGTCAACAGTGACAGTTTCAGGCGGCTCTGACGCGCTTCTTCGCTGTCCGCATTGAGGATCTGGCAGTGCTCGTAGAAGCCGGAGAACAGGCCCGCGAGGTCATACAGGTAGCTACACATCACGTGTGGGGTGCCTTCGCGCGCTACGGTGGTGATCACCTCTTCAAACTGCAGCAGACGGGTTGCCAGCGTGATTTCACGCTCTTCGGTCATCACCAGTGGCAGGGTCAGGTTGCTTTCATCGACACCGGCGCGTTTGAACACCGAGGCAACGCGGGTATAGGCATACTGCATATAAGGTGCGGTATTGCCTTCAAACGCCAGCATGTTATCCCAGTCGAAGATGTAATCGGTAGTCCGGCTTTTTGACAGGTCGGCGTATTTCACCGCACCGATGCCAACGGCATTGGCCAGGCTTTGCATTTCTTCTGCCGGCATATCCGGGTTTTTCTCGGCGATCAGTTTGCCGGCGCGGTCCACCGCTTCATCCAGCAGATCGGACAGTTTCACCGTGCCGCCTGAGCGGGTTTTGAACGGCTTGCCGTCTTTACCCAACATCATGCCGAACATGTGGTGTTCCAGCGACAGCGAGTCCGGGATATAGCCGGCTTTACGCACGATGGTCCAGGCCTGCATCAGGTGCTGGTGCTGACGCGAGTCGATGTAATACAGCACACGATCGGCGCCCAGCGTTTCATAACGGTATTTGGCACAGGCAATATCGGTAGTGGTGTACAGGTAGCCGCCATCCTTTTTCTGGATGATGACGCCCATCGGCTCGCCGTCTTTATTCTTGTATTCATCGAGGAATACCACGGTGGCGCCTTCGCTTTCCACCGCCAGACCCTTGGCCTTGAGATCGGCAACAATCCCCGGCAGCATCGCGTTGTACAGGCTTTCACCCATCACGTCGTCTTCGGTCAGGGTGACGTTCAGACGGTTATAGGTCAGCTGGTTTTGTGCCATGGTAATGTCGACCAGCTTGCGCCACATCTTCAGACAGTACTGGTCGCCGCCTTGCAACTTCACCACATAGGCGCGAGCGCGCTCGGCAAAATCGGCGTCTTCGTCATAGTGTTTCTTCGCTTCGCGGTAGAACTGTTCCAGGTCGGACAGACCCATATCGCTGGCGTTCTCGTTCTGCATTTTTTCCAGATAGGCGATTAACATGCCGAACTGGGTGCCCCAGTCGCCAACGTGGTTAGCGCGGATCACCTTGTGGCCCAGGAACTCCTGGGTACGTGCGGCGGCGTCACCGATAATGGTGGAGCGCAGGTGGCCGACGTGCATTTCTTTCGCCACGTTGGGGGCAGAGTAGTCAATAACGATGGTCTGTTGCTTGACTGGTGCAATATCGAGTTTTGGCGCACTCAGCACGCGATCGGCTTGCTGGGCAACCCATTGGCTGTTCAGGAAAATATTGATAAAGCCGGGGCCGGCGATTTCCACTTTGCTGGCGACGTCGCCGAGGTCAAGCAGTTGCACCACTTTTTCCGCCAACTGGCGCGGCGGCATGCCGAGTTTTTTGGCGACGGACATCACGCCATTGGCCTGATAATCACCGAACTGTGCTTTTGCTGATTGACGGACCTGCGCTTCGCAATCGGCTGGCGCGCCTGCGGCAATCAGCGCCTGGCTGACTTTATCTGAAAGAAGAACCTGAATATTCACCGGGTTACCTTAATGACGAACGAGGGGCCGTATGCCATGCCCCTGCGGGATTCAAAGGTGGTTTTTTTGGCTGCGCGTCAACACGGCGGCCCACCACAAAACAGCCTGTAATTGTAACTGATTTGATGGGTTACGTCAGCAGTTGGCGCGGGAGGATTAGGTGAAAGTCTTGGTTCATTAATGCCCGCCTGCAATGAGTTGCGGTGGCAGAGTGAACGGCATACGAGAAAAACATGGATGGGATAAAATGGAATCAGCAGAACTAGTGCTTTTTGTTTCGGCGGCCGGCATCCAGCGTGTTATTGCGACGTGATTTAAAATGACGATATATCGCATAGGCAGCAATAACTACCAATAGCAAAGAAACTATTAAAAGGAACATAAGTGATTATCTCTGACTCAATTTTCACTAAAGTAGCTCAATTGATATTTCCAAGCAATTACCGTACTCGTGTTTAGGAAGATTCTCATGCTTGGTTTATTGTAAAATCTTTAGTTAACAGGTTGTTACTGTTTGTTTTTGTATGGGGATTCATTTCCAATCGTTTTTTGCTACGTATGAATTAACTATTTCTTAAGCATTTATGAATGTTGACAGCGCTGAATTATTTGGCTTAATAAGTTAGCAATATCTTCAGTGCTCTGGTCATAAGAAAAAGCTATAAACTTATGCCATAGCCTTTGTCAGGAATTAAAGGCTTAAAAAGTAAAATCCGCAGTGTAATAAAAAACGTGAAAATTATTCTTTCGTGCTTTTTATGTTCAGCGAATAGCCACTTTATCTTGTCGCGATTTTTGAGAGCAAAAAATATTAACTCGCCGCGTCAGCCGGGTGGCTAGCAGCACCTCAGACGTGTAAATTACACCTCCTGAAAACCGCTTCCGCAGTATCGAGGACGTTATGACCACTTTCCCGGCGATGGCCGAACTTAACGATTTAGCGCTGGATTTACCCCGCTTTGAACTGGCGTTGAGCCGGTTTGCCGAAAAGCTGCATTTGGATTTGTCCCAGTTTACGGCGGATCATATCTCGGTGCGTTGCCATCAAAACACCACGGCCGATCGCTGGCGGCAGGGGTTGCTGCAGTGTGGCTCATTGCTGTCAGAGTCGATGATCAATGGCCGTCCTATTTGCTTGTTTGATCTCCAGCAACCGCTCAAGGTCGGGCCATGGTTGATCGACTGCGTGGAGCTGCCTTATCCCGGCGATAAACGCTATCCGCACGAGGGTTGGGAACATGTGGAGCTGGTGCTGAGTGGCGAACCGGCCACCTTGTATGCGCGGGCGTTGAGTCATTTGCCTGATGAAGCGTTGTTGGCACCTGGGATTAAATTGAAACAGAGTTCACCGCAGGGCGAGGGCGAACGTTTGCCGAACCCGACGCTGGCGATCACCGATGGGACTGTGACTATCAAATTTCATCCTTATTCCATCCGGGAAATCGTCGCCAGCGAGCAAGCCTAATTTGGCATCAGCGCCTGGGTCGCCAGCATCATGCGATCCAGCGCCTGACTCAGCAGTTCGCGCCGACAACCGAAATTCAAACGGACGAAATGTCGGTTGCCAAAATCCAGCCCCGGACTTAACCCGACGCCAGCCTGTTCAAAAAAGGCGTGCGGGTTATCGACCGCCAGTTGACTGCAGTCGATCCAGGCCAGATAAGTGGCTTCGATGGGCTGCAGCAACAGTCCGGGCATGGCATTAATACGCTCGGTCACCAAATCACGGTTGGCGCGCAGATAAACCAACAGCGCGTCCAGCCAGTCTTGGCCATGCTGGTAGGCGGCCTGGGCGGCAACCAGCGCCAGTACGTCCACCTCTGGCACGATGCCGCTGCGAGCACGGGCCAGCTTCTGACGTAACTGCGGGTTGGGAACAATCGCCATCGAGGCGCCAAGACCGGCAATGTTGAAGGTTTTTGACGGCGACATCAGCGTGATACTGCGCTGGGCCGCATCTTCATTCAAAGTGGCAAAGGGGATGTGCTCACAGCCGGGT is part of the Serratia quinivorans genome and encodes:
- the mviM gene encoding Virulence factor mviM homolog, with product MTKLRVGVVGLGGIAQKAYLPILSQAADWTLVGGFSPNQQKAQPICDSYRMACFSGLDTLAQQCDAVFVHSSTASHFQVIGELLRYGVHVYVDKPLAETVEQGEQLIALAEKQGKTLMVGFNRRFAPLYRQLKQQMQQPASIRMDKHRADSVGPNSLRFTLLDDYLHVVDTALWLGGDEGKLLSGSLRATAAGELMYAEHHFECGETLVTTSMHRRAGSQRESVQAVTDGAVYQLSDMRQWLREDSQGVLEQPTPGWQTTLAQRGFDGAIRHFLACVSNQTVPETAGEQAIAAQRVIEKLLRDAGL
- the murJ gene encoding integral membrane protein MviN, producing the protein MNLLKSLAAVSSMTMFSRVLGFARDAIVARVFGAGMATDAFFVAFKLPNLLRRIFAEGAFSQAFVPILAEYKSQQGEEATRTFISYVSGLLTLILALVTVLGMLAAPWVIYITAPGFADSPDKFALTSSLLRVTFPYILLISLASLVGSILNTWNRFSIPAFAPTLLNVSMIGFALFAAPYFNPPVMALAWAVVVGGVLQLGYQLPHLKKIGMLVLPRIKLGDAGVWRVMRQMGPAIFGVSVSQISLIINTIFASFLVSGSVSWMYYADRLMEFPSGVLGVALGTILLPSLAKSFSSGNHDEYSRLMDWGLRLCFLLALPSAIALGILAKPLTVSLFQYGKFSAFDAAMTQRALVAYSVGLMGLIVVKVLAPGFYSRQDIKTPVKIAIITLILTQVMNLMFIGPLKHAGLSLSIGLGACLNASLLYWQLRKQKIFHPQPGWAMFLTKLVIAVMVMSVVLVGVMWLMPAWDQGNMLERLLRLAVVVVTGVVAYFGVLAGLGFRPRDFARRVA
- the argS gene encoding Arginine--tRNA ligase gives rise to the protein MNIQVLLSDKVSQALIAAGAPADCEAQVRQSAKAQFGDYQANGVMSVAKKLGMPPRQLAEKVVQLLDLGDVASKVEIAGPGFINIFLNSQWVAQQADRVLSAPKLDIAPVKQQTIVIDYSAPNVAKEMHVGHLRSTIIGDAAARTQEFLGHKVIRANHVGDWGTQFGMLIAYLEKMQNENASDMGLSDLEQFYREAKKHYDEDADFAERARAYVVKLQGGDQYCLKMWRKLVDITMAQNQLTYNRLNVTLTEDDVMGESLYNAMLPGIVADLKAKGLAVESEGATVVFLDEYKNKDGEPMGVIIQKKDGGYLYTTTDIACAKYRYETLGADRVLYYIDSRQHQHLMQAWTIVRKAGYIPDSLSLEHHMFGMMLGKDGKPFKTRSGGTVKLSDLLDEAVDRAGKLIAEKNPDMPAEEMQSLANAVGIGAVKYADLSKSRTTDYIFDWDNMLAFEGNTAPYMQYAYTRVASVFKRAGVDESNLTLPLVMTEEREITLATRLLQFEEVITTVAREGTPHVMCSYLYDLAGLFSGFYEHCQILNADSEEARQSRLKLSLLTAKTLKVGLDTLGIETVERM
- the yecM gene encoding Uncharacterized protein conserved in bacteria, with protein sequence MTTFPAMAELNDLALDLPRFELALSRFAEKLHLDLSQFTADHISVRCHQNTTADRWRQGLLQCGSLLSESMINGRPICLFDLQQPLKVGPWLIDCVELPYPGDKRYPHEGWEHVELVLSGEPATLYARALSHLPDEALLAPGIKLKQSSPQGEGERLPNPTLAITDGTVTIKFHPYSIREIVASEQA